A stretch of the Actinomyces qiguomingii genome encodes the following:
- a CDS encoding PspC domain-containing protein, translating to MSEVPPPDPSAAQPHGQSHGPSHEQGPAPDPGHTAQSGGPVPPPDAGPPQPDAGFPPAGGGGPVPPYRPAAAGFFDSLRRTGLVRPDERWIGGVAGGVARRLGLDPTLVRCVWVVLTVFTGLGLVLYGLGWALMPEESDGRIHLEQALGGDFDAGFAGAVATFISGWVVLDHGLLPSWYVRGWLGWGYHDVFWSFVGTFLVLAAVFWCYRAARRHGRPYQPRPMPTGGFGYPGPTSAPSAAPPHYRPQAPTSQPGTPTPGTPTPGTPTPGTPGHHTNPRVAGAPTPAGPAGAPVFAVPAGGPAPRPVAPVQPRRPGPERRLALSIAGVILCCLAAIVLLWYLDDMGPLAAWLAAVGSVTAILGAGVTISALRGRRGGWMTALGWLAAMVAVPALVFGTSVPQGALTSRDTTWRLPTHTVTLTWDDLKRQFAGTHGDANTTVILGDYAVGQVVIDLTGMPSGQEPRVRAALSVGAGSVTIRTSAEQNLAVDSTVGLGTTYANTTSDWSINDGVISDHSVWQRNRYTVDGDSVPTYRSERWYPGEKISFTSPVARQTGTALRLDIEVGAGAVNIDERPNQVTWYGVPDSTAWIVESWVDENGNSHGSLPVTGMTHAAIDTDTAIKCSDAVTDALEESAASDDADDLDDWEDHGWYGGDWYTVPDLVGVGRRAWDDCVGEALRAETETGASGSSAEPSGAPSGVAEPSQSATTAEPTATATH from the coding sequence ATGAGTGAAGTACCCCCTCCCGATCCGTCGGCCGCCCAGCCCCACGGACAGTCCCACGGACCATCCCACGAACAGGGCCCCGCTCCCGATCCTGGACACACGGCACAATCCGGCGGCCCCGTTCCCCCGCCGGACGCCGGGCCCCCACAGCCGGACGCCGGCTTCCCGCCAGCAGGAGGCGGCGGACCGGTGCCGCCGTACCGGCCGGCCGCAGCGGGATTCTTCGATTCGCTGCGCCGCACCGGCCTGGTTCGCCCGGATGAGCGGTGGATCGGCGGTGTGGCCGGAGGAGTGGCCCGCAGGCTGGGTCTGGACCCAACCCTGGTGCGCTGCGTCTGGGTGGTGCTGACGGTGTTCACCGGTCTGGGACTGGTGCTGTACGGACTGGGCTGGGCGCTCATGCCGGAGGAGTCCGACGGCCGTATCCACTTGGAGCAGGCCCTTGGCGGCGACTTCGATGCCGGCTTCGCTGGGGCGGTGGCGACCTTCATCTCCGGTTGGGTGGTGCTCGATCACGGTCTGCTCCCCTCCTGGTACGTCCGCGGCTGGCTCGGCTGGGGCTATCACGACGTCTTCTGGTCCTTCGTGGGCACCTTCCTGGTGCTGGCGGCCGTGTTCTGGTGCTATCGCGCCGCCCGCAGGCACGGACGGCCGTATCAGCCGCGGCCGATGCCGACCGGCGGTTTCGGTTACCCGGGCCCGACTAGTGCGCCGAGTGCCGCTCCACCCCACTACAGACCGCAGGCGCCGACTTCGCAGCCCGGCACGCCCACTCCCGGCACGCCCACTCCCGGCACGCCCACTCCCGGCACGCCCGGGCACCACACCAACCCTCGGGTCGCCGGCGCCCCCACACCCGCAGGTCCGGCCGGCGCACCTGTGTTCGCCGTGCCGGCCGGAGGCCCGGCTCCCCGGCCCGTCGCACCCGTACAGCCCCGCCGTCCCGGCCCGGAACGGCGCCTCGCCCTGAGCATCGCCGGCGTGATCCTGTGCTGCCTCGCCGCGATCGTGCTGCTCTGGTACCTCGACGACATGGGCCCACTGGCGGCATGGCTCGCCGCGGTCGGCTCCGTGACCGCCATCCTCGGGGCGGGGGTAACCATCAGCGCCCTGCGCGGACGCCGCGGCGGCTGGATGACCGCCCTGGGTTGGCTGGCCGCCATGGTGGCCGTGCCCGCCCTGGTATTCGGCACCAGCGTGCCGCAAGGCGCCCTGACCTCCAGGGACACCACTTGGCGTTTACCCACCCATACGGTGACGCTGACCTGGGATGACCTTAAGCGCCAGTTCGCCGGCACCCACGGCGACGCGAACACCACCGTGATACTGGGCGATTACGCCGTGGGCCAGGTCGTCATCGACCTTACCGGCATGCCCTCAGGCCAGGAACCGCGTGTGCGGGCTGCGCTCAGCGTCGGCGCCGGCAGCGTAACCATCCGCACGAGCGCTGAGCAAAACCTCGCCGTCGACTCCACGGTGGGGCTCGGCACCACCTACGCGAACACCACGAGCGACTGGAGTATCAACGACGGCGTCATCAGCGATCACAGCGTCTGGCAGCGCAACCGCTACACGGTCGACGGCGATTCGGTGCCCACCTACCGCTCCGAGCGCTGGTATCCGGGCGAGAAGATCTCGTTTACGTCCCCCGTCGCGCGGCAGACCGGCACCGCCTTGAGACTGGACATTGAGGTCGGCGCCGGTGCCGTGAATATTGACGAGCGGCCCAACCAGGTGACCTGGTACGGCGTCCCGGACAGCACGGCTTGGATCGTGGAGTCCTGGGTCGACGAAAACGGCAACTCCCATGGCTCGCTCCCCGTCACCGGCATGACGCACGCAGCTATCGACACCGATACCGCCATCAAGTGTAGCGATGCTGTCACCGACGCCTTGGAGGAATCGGCAGCTTCGGATGATGCGGATGATCTCGATGACTGGGAGGACCACGGATGGTACGGCGGAGACTGGTACACCGTGCCCGACCTGGTCGGTGTGGGCCGCCGGGCCTGGGACGACTGCGTCGGCGAGGCACTTAGGGCCGAAACCGAGACCGGCGCTTCCGGTTCATCGGCGGAGCCATCCGGCGCACCGTCCGGCGTCGCCGAGCCTTCGCAATCGGCAACCACGGCGGAGCCCACCGCCACTGCGACCCACTGA
- a CDS encoding Fpg/Nei family DNA glycosylase, with amino-acid sequence MPEGHTVHRLANALNELYGGQRLVVSSPQGRFSAGAARLNGQILLGGQAHGKQLLLPFAPASDVPVDSSDVTWLRVHLGLYGSWTFDGDACFTAPHAIGAPRRRLGERGEQALARGGGSALSGLSGEEPAPVAPADWRPPEPRGAVRLRLAGEHGVADLTGPTVCELLDADGVEAVRRRLGPDPLRSDADPEEFIAGVRRRRRTVGELLLDQSILAGAGNIFRAEVLFRAGLSPFRSGNRISARRLREIWDDLVSLMEYGVATGFITTVEATDVPEPLPEDDPEAGRWYVYHRAFRPCLRCGTRIAERVISGRRLFWCPACQAY; translated from the coding sequence ATGCCTGAAGGTCACACCGTCCACCGCCTAGCCAATGCCCTGAATGAACTCTACGGCGGCCAGCGCCTGGTTGTCTCGTCCCCGCAGGGACGTTTCTCCGCTGGGGCCGCTCGTTTGAACGGCCAGATCCTCCTGGGCGGGCAGGCTCACGGCAAGCAGCTGCTCCTCCCATTCGCGCCGGCATCAGACGTTCCCGTGGATTCCTCGGATGTCACCTGGCTGCGCGTTCATCTGGGCCTGTACGGTTCCTGGACCTTCGACGGTGACGCCTGTTTCACCGCACCACACGCCATCGGGGCGCCTCGCCGCAGGCTCGGGGAGCGCGGAGAACAGGCTCTGGCCCGTGGTGGCGGCTCGGCGCTGTCCGGACTGAGCGGTGAGGAGCCCGCGCCTGTTGCGCCCGCCGACTGGCGACCCCCCGAGCCCCGCGGCGCTGTACGGCTGCGCCTGGCCGGGGAGCATGGGGTGGCCGATCTGACGGGACCGACGGTATGCGAGCTGTTGGACGCCGACGGCGTGGAGGCGGTGCGCCGCCGCCTGGGACCCGATCCGCTGCGCTCTGACGCCGATCCTGAGGAATTCATTGCTGGCGTGCGCCGACGCAGGCGGACGGTCGGAGAATTGCTGTTGGACCAGTCGATTCTGGCCGGAGCCGGCAACATCTTCCGGGCTGAGGTCCTGTTCCGGGCCGGCCTGTCCCCGTTCCGGTCGGGCAACCGGATCAGTGCCAGGCGGCTGCGGGAGATTTGGGATGACCTGGTGTCGCTCATGGAGTACGGGGTCGCCACCGGTTTCATCACCACGGTGGAGGCCACGGATGTACCCGAACCACTGCCCGAAGACGATCCGGAGGCCGGGCGCTGGTATGTCTACCACCGCGCGTTCCGTCCCTGCCTGCGCTGCGGCACCCGGATCGCGGAGCGGGTGATCAGCGGGCGACGCCTGTTCTGGTGCCCGGCCTGCCAGGCCTACTGA
- a CDS encoding ribose-5-phosphate isomerase gives MRIHIGTDHAGFELKGVLVNRWREAGHEVVDHGCYVYDRLDDYPEFCIACAEAVAADPGSLGVVLGGSGNGEQIAANLVHGIRAALVWNQETARLARQHNDANVAGLGARMHSIEEAIKILDAFIGEPFGGEQRHQNRIDQMAAYERSRERA, from the coding sequence ATGCGCATTCACATCGGTACCGACCATGCCGGATTCGAGCTCAAGGGCGTTCTCGTTAACCGCTGGCGGGAGGCCGGCCACGAGGTGGTTGACCACGGCTGCTACGTCTACGATCGCTTGGACGACTACCCGGAGTTCTGCATCGCCTGCGCCGAGGCGGTGGCAGCAGATCCGGGCAGCTTGGGGGTGGTGCTGGGCGGCTCCGGCAATGGTGAGCAGATCGCCGCCAACCTGGTCCACGGCATCAGGGCGGCGCTGGTCTGGAACCAGGAAACTGCCCGGCTGGCGCGTCAGCACAACGATGCCAACGTGGCCGGTCTGGGCGCCCGAATGCACTCTATAGAAGAGGCCATTAAGATTCTCGATGCGTTCATAGGTGAACCCTTCGGCGGCGAGCAGCGCCACCAGAACCGGATCGACCAGATGGCCGCCTACGAGCGTTCCCGCGAGCGCGCCTGA
- a CDS encoding M13 family metallopeptidase — protein sequence MTDPSDTSSSASADDAPASTDSHAAVLAGVYETAAADSSVRPQDDLFRHVNGSWLATTTIPADRPATGSFLVLRDAAEAACRDILQELAQAPRAGVPTTPTAKLGALYAAFLDEERIEALGAEPLAPELEPVLAAADKEALARALGAHLAAGFTGPVDIAVEVDLNDPDHYTTWMAQSGLGLPDESYYRQQDQAEIRQAYVAHVGRMLELAGLPDRLGTDADALAGRIMAVETALAEGHWDRVACRDIEKINNPTAWEDLEKSAPLFPWQAWYDGVVEAAQAAGEQPGSLLKETIVQQPDYLPHLAQVWHRTPLADLRAWAAWHLVHGRATLLSRAFVEENFDFYSHTLQGVDELRARWKRGVALIEGTLGEALGELYVARHFPPAHKASMERLVARLIEAYRQSISSLEWMSPTTRERALEKLSLFTPKIGYPSTWRDYSAVTVTPGDVVGSVRSAEAFELARALRKLSRPVDREEWHMTPQTVNAYYNPTMNEIVFPAAILQPPFFDPDADDAVNYAGIGAVIGHEIGHGFDDQGSTFDGHGKVTDWWTEADREAFEARTRALIAQYDAYRPAALVARAEADGQEADTAPHVNGELTIGENIGDLGGVGIALKAYALALADVGIDSVAGAPVIDGLTGAERFFYSWARIWRSKSRDDYAELLLTIDPHSPAEFRCNGIVRNVDAFYETFGVTKGDALWLEPQERVTIW from the coding sequence ATGACCGATCCGAGCGACACCTCCTCCTCCGCCAGCGCCGACGACGCACCGGCGTCGACGGACTCGCACGCCGCCGTACTGGCAGGCGTCTACGAGACCGCGGCGGCGGACTCCTCCGTGCGCCCCCAGGACGACCTGTTCCGCCATGTCAACGGGAGCTGGTTGGCTACCACGACGATCCCTGCCGACCGTCCCGCCACCGGTTCCTTCCTGGTGCTGCGCGACGCAGCAGAGGCGGCCTGCAGGGACATCCTCCAGGAGTTGGCGCAAGCACCGCGCGCTGGCGTGCCCACCACCCCGACGGCCAAGCTCGGCGCACTGTACGCCGCCTTCCTGGACGAGGAGCGGATCGAGGCGCTCGGAGCCGAGCCGCTCGCCCCCGAACTGGAGCCCGTGCTGGCGGCGGCGGACAAGGAGGCTCTGGCGCGCGCCCTGGGCGCCCACCTGGCCGCCGGCTTCACCGGACCGGTGGACATCGCCGTCGAGGTGGACCTGAACGATCCGGACCACTACACCACCTGGATGGCGCAGTCGGGCCTGGGTCTGCCCGATGAGTCCTACTATCGACAGCAGGACCAGGCGGAGATCCGACAGGCCTACGTGGCCCATGTGGGGCGCATGCTCGAATTAGCGGGCCTGCCGGACCGCCTGGGGACGGACGCGGACGCACTTGCCGGACGCATCATGGCGGTGGAGACGGCACTCGCCGAGGGACACTGGGATCGGGTCGCCTGCCGCGATATTGAGAAGATCAACAACCCCACCGCCTGGGAGGACCTGGAAAAGTCCGCTCCCCTCTTCCCCTGGCAGGCCTGGTACGACGGCGTGGTCGAAGCGGCGCAGGCCGCCGGCGAGCAGCCGGGATCACTGCTGAAGGAGACTATCGTCCAGCAGCCCGATTATCTGCCGCACCTGGCGCAGGTATGGCACCGGACTCCTCTGGCGGATCTGCGCGCCTGGGCGGCCTGGCATCTGGTACACGGTCGCGCGACACTGCTTTCGCGCGCCTTCGTGGAGGAGAACTTCGACTTCTACTCCCACACGCTCCAGGGCGTGGACGAGTTGCGGGCCCGCTGGAAGCGGGGTGTAGCCCTGATCGAGGGCACGCTGGGCGAGGCACTGGGCGAGCTGTACGTGGCCCGACACTTCCCGCCCGCCCACAAGGCGAGCATGGAACGTCTGGTTGCCCGTCTGATCGAGGCCTACCGCCAGTCGATCTCCTCCCTGGAGTGGATGAGCCCGACCACCCGCGAACGCGCCCTGGAGAAGCTGTCCCTATTCACCCCGAAGATCGGCTACCCGAGCACATGGCGCGACTACAGTGCCGTCACGGTCACGCCCGGCGACGTGGTCGGCTCGGTGCGCTCAGCAGAGGCCTTCGAGTTGGCCCGCGCCCTGCGTAAGCTGAGCCGCCCGGTTGACCGGGAGGAGTGGCACATGACGCCGCAGACGGTCAACGCCTACTACAACCCGACCATGAACGAGATCGTCTTCCCGGCGGCGATCCTGCAGCCGCCATTCTTCGACCCGGACGCCGACGACGCCGTCAACTACGCCGGCATCGGCGCCGTGATCGGGCACGAAATTGGCCATGGCTTCGATGACCAGGGCTCCACCTTCGACGGACACGGCAAGGTGACCGACTGGTGGACCGAGGCGGACCGGGAGGCCTTTGAGGCCCGCACTCGCGCACTGATCGCCCAGTACGACGCCTACCGCCCGGCGGCGTTGGTAGCACGTGCCGAGGCAGATGGCCAGGAGGCGGACACGGCGCCCCATGTCAACGGGGAGCTCACGATTGGGGAGAACATCGGCGACCTGGGCGGAGTGGGGATCGCACTGAAGGCCTATGCACTGGCCCTGGCGGATGTCGGCATCGACTCTGTGGCCGGGGCCCCGGTGATCGATGGACTCACCGGAGCGGAGCGCTTCTTCTACTCATGGGCCCGCATCTGGCGCAGCAAGAGCCGGGACGACTACGCCGAACTGCTGTTGACGATCGACCCGCACTCCCCCGCCGAGTTCCGGTGCAACGGGATCGTGCGCAACGTGGATGCCTTCTATGAGACCTTCGGGGTTACAAAGGGCGATGCACTATGGCTCGAACCACAGGAGCGCGTGACCATCTGGTGA
- a CDS encoding LPXTG cell wall anchor domain-containing protein produces the protein MRLGRSITTIGATAALVAGGLAVSTPALADTTEDGFTLDAPTSRVVDPNSSITVTGSGCGSAQSPAQVRVALTNDNEASTQSSYVTTTAGADGSWTATLDLSTAVAEVGGDPNVDPWYIIAQCVSYNESLSGVAGEQIILDGTSFDGSYIIHGDVAGQQSFEITASGLTPGETVTNTLIREADADSADAAPVATIGTGTVDQDGNFNGTFPAPSVPDGTYVLRLAGSRYGEGGDSVSLVTVSGGVYSNTARNDNRDGDTTITDNNKTNTGTGTNTSATVAATVPAKASGKELAKTGGAGLTLSILAAGLLASGAVILRARRRA, from the coding sequence ATGCGTCTGGGACGCTCTATCACCACCATCGGTGCCACCGCCGCCCTCGTGGCCGGCGGCCTGGCCGTATCCACCCCCGCTCTGGCCGACACCACCGAGGACGGCTTCACGCTGGACGCTCCGACCAGCCGCGTGGTCGACCCCAACTCGTCCATTACTGTCACCGGTTCCGGCTGCGGCAGCGCGCAGAGCCCCGCACAGGTGCGTGTGGCGCTGACCAATGACAACGAGGCCAGCACCCAGTCGTCCTACGTCACCACGACTGCGGGCGCGGACGGCAGCTGGACCGCCACCCTCGACCTGTCCACCGCCGTCGCCGAGGTCGGCGGCGACCCCAATGTCGACCCTTGGTACATCATCGCCCAGTGCGTCTCTTACAACGAAAGCCTCAGTGGCGTTGCCGGTGAGCAGATCATCCTGGACGGCACCAGCTTCGACGGCTCTTACATTATCCACGGCGATGTCGCCGGCCAGCAGTCCTTCGAGATCACTGCCTCCGGTCTGACCCCGGGTGAGACCGTCACCAACACGCTGATCCGCGAGGCCGACGCCGACTCCGCCGACGCCGCTCCTGTCGCCACCATCGGCACGGGCACCGTGGACCAGGACGGCAACTTCAACGGGACCTTCCCGGCCCCCTCCGTCCCGGATGGCACCTACGTGCTGCGCCTGGCCGGCTCCCGCTACGGCGAGGGCGGCGACTCCGTCTCGCTGGTGACCGTGTCGGGTGGCGTGTACAGCAACACCGCCCGTAACGACAACCGCGACGGTGACACCACCATCACGGACAACAACAAGACGAACACGGGTACGGGTACCAACACCTCTGCGACCGTCGCCGCCACCGTCCCGGCCAAGGCTTCCGGTAAGGAACTGGCCAAGACCGGTGGTGCGGGCCTGACCCTCAGCATCCTGGCTGCGGGCCTGCTTGCCTCCGGCGCCGTGATTCTGCGCGCCCGTCGCCGCGCCTGA
- a CDS encoding LCP family protein — translation MTPSDDSPAVTSILGRAHQALSAWWARFGAWGRRRPRIAALSAVLTVLLVLALGDLGVLWARLERFDIHLPHADLTTADQAASAAAAETWLVVGTDSRTSLPEGPDRYGGVEDVGEESRADVVALIQPAASGLNVLILPRDLTVAQGQLFDERLATSFLQGPQYTVDSLCSAYGVAASHVVTIDMAQFAQIVDSLGGVQVQVDEPVRDTYSGLQIDAAGTQHLNGVDALALVRSRHPEVLREGQWLMLSEQEGAERRSRFTGLVMRAVFTALVERAHNPLAAQSLAWTLTGNMGVDAGTGLIDLVRLARGAAKADAAGGMNLVNVPADPVGDSFTAPPNDQTYATLAEYGYTPGACTPAD, via the coding sequence ATGACCCCCTCGGATGACTCGCCCGCAGTGACCAGTATCCTCGGCCGCGCCCACCAGGCACTTTCCGCCTGGTGGGCGCGGTTTGGCGCTTGGGGACGCAGACGGCCGCGTATAGCCGCCCTCAGTGCCGTACTGACCGTCCTGCTGGTGCTCGCACTGGGTGACCTCGGTGTGTTGTGGGCGCGTCTGGAGCGCTTCGACATCCATTTGCCACACGCCGACCTGACCACGGCCGACCAGGCCGCCTCAGCCGCTGCGGCGGAGACCTGGTTGGTGGTCGGCACCGACTCGCGTACCTCCCTGCCTGAGGGCCCGGACCGCTACGGCGGCGTGGAAGATGTGGGCGAGGAGTCGCGTGCCGACGTGGTCGCACTGATTCAGCCGGCCGCCTCCGGCTTGAACGTGCTGATTCTGCCGCGTGATCTGACCGTGGCGCAGGGACAGCTGTTCGACGAGCGCCTGGCCACATCCTTCCTGCAGGGCCCGCAGTACACCGTCGACTCCCTGTGCTCCGCCTACGGTGTGGCCGCCTCACATGTCGTAACCATCGACATGGCCCAGTTCGCACAGATCGTCGACTCGCTCGGAGGCGTGCAGGTGCAGGTAGATGAGCCGGTGCGCGACACCTACTCCGGACTTCAGATCGACGCCGCGGGCACACAGCACCTCAACGGCGTGGACGCACTGGCTCTGGTCCGTTCCCGGCACCCCGAGGTGCTGCGCGAAGGGCAGTGGTTGATGCTGTCTGAGCAGGAGGGGGCCGAGCGTCGCAGTCGCTTCACCGGCCTTGTCATGCGCGCCGTCTTTACCGCCCTGGTGGAGCGGGCACATAATCCCCTGGCGGCGCAATCGCTCGCCTGGACGCTGACCGGGAATATGGGCGTCGATGCCGGCACCGGCCTGATCGACCTGGTGCGCCTGGCACGAGGCGCAGCGAAAGCGGATGCAGCTGGCGGAATGAATCTGGTGAATGTCCCCGCCGACCCAGTCGGGGACAGCTTCACCGCACCGCCCAACGACCAGACCTATGCGACCCTGGCCGAGTACGGGTACACGCCGGGGGCGTGCACCCCCGCCGACTGA
- a CDS encoding glycerate kinase, producing MKIVLAPDSFKESMTAQQAAQAMALGVHDVHPDADTLMVPMSDGGEGFVDAVTAAWNARVIAADTVDALGRPIRAVYGLDGARAVMDVASCAGLELIDPADRDVLRSNTAGLGLLIKDAMDHEARSIMLGIGGSATNDVGLGMLTALGARLRGPEGEEIAPYPDQFDRIVEIDISGLDPRLSQTRFQVACDVNNPLTGPEGATAVFGPQKGVSQELVPRLDRALAQVARISGKEAAAALPGAGAAGGLGFALRVFLQASLEPGVELVAHAVDLAEAVAGADLVLTGEGSVDAQTLAGKTPAGVAQTAAQAGVPCVIFAGRIKAGAENLLAHGVRDLVAISASDEPVAHALSHGRENLRRAVGDYLRS from the coding sequence ATGAAGATTGTTCTTGCCCCCGACTCTTTCAAAGAGAGTATGACGGCCCAGCAGGCCGCCCAGGCTATGGCGCTCGGGGTCCACGACGTGCACCCCGACGCCGACACGCTTATGGTCCCCATGTCCGACGGCGGCGAGGGCTTCGTCGATGCTGTCACCGCGGCTTGGAACGCCCGGGTCATCGCCGCGGATACCGTGGACGCCCTGGGGCGCCCCATCCGGGCCGTCTACGGGCTGGACGGCGCCCGCGCGGTGATGGACGTGGCCAGCTGCGCAGGCCTTGAACTGATCGATCCCGCGGACCGTGACGTTCTGCGCTCCAACACCGCCGGGCTGGGACTGCTCATCAAGGACGCCATGGATCATGAGGCGCGGAGCATCATGCTGGGCATCGGGGGCTCGGCGACCAACGATGTGGGTCTGGGCATGCTCACCGCCCTGGGGGCGCGGTTGCGGGGCCCGGAGGGGGAGGAAATCGCCCCCTACCCGGACCAGTTCGACCGTATCGTCGAAATCGATATCTCCGGATTGGATCCGCGACTGTCCCAGACCCGCTTCCAGGTGGCCTGCGATGTGAACAATCCGCTGACCGGCCCCGAGGGCGCCACCGCCGTGTTCGGCCCGCAGAAGGGCGTGAGTCAAGAGCTCGTGCCCCGCCTGGATCGGGCGCTGGCGCAGGTGGCGCGCATAAGCGGTAAGGAGGCTGCGGCTGCCCTGCCCGGGGCCGGTGCGGCGGGCGGTCTGGGTTTTGCCCTGCGGGTATTCCTCCAAGCCAGTCTTGAGCCGGGGGTCGAGTTGGTGGCGCACGCCGTGGACCTGGCCGAGGCCGTGGCCGGTGCGGATCTGGTGCTGACCGGGGAGGGATCGGTGGACGCCCAGACCCTGGCGGGTAAGACCCCCGCCGGGGTCGCCCAAACCGCCGCGCAGGCCGGTGTGCCCTGTGTCATTTTCGCCGGGCGCATCAAGGCCGGGGCCGAGAACCTGCTCGCGCACGGCGTCAGGGACCTGGTCGCAATCAGTGCCTCAGATGAGCCCGTGGCCCATGCTCTTAGCCACGGTCGGGAGAACCTGCGCCGCGCCGTCGGCGATTATCTGCGGAGCTGA
- a CDS encoding 2-hydroxyacid dehydrogenase: MTASSNSVENMTPTRSVYIARLLTDSVTRELDSHPGISFDIGQETPPARAELLERAAGKDAAIVTLTERIDEEFFTAAGPNLKVVANVAVGFDNIDLDAAARHGVTVTNTPGVLDGATADHTFALILALGRRIVEADRFIREGKDWVWGPRMFVGLDVSAGATLGIIGLGRIGRAVAQRARAFDMRVLAADTTRPLGTDVDGVEVVTQRELLAASDVVTLHVPLLPSTRHLINRDTLALMKPGAYLVNCARGGVVDERALIEALDSGHLRGAAIDTFEGEPRVNPELIAREQVVLTPHTASAGEATRDRMCRLAVDNVIAVLAGREPLTPVTTG, encoded by the coding sequence ATGACCGCTTCAAGCAATAGTGTGGAGAACATGACGCCGACCAGGTCCGTATACATTGCCCGGTTGCTGACCGACTCGGTCACCCGCGAGCTCGACTCCCACCCCGGGATCAGCTTCGACATCGGCCAGGAGACGCCGCCCGCCCGTGCCGAGCTGCTGGAGCGGGCGGCCGGGAAGGACGCCGCCATTGTGACGCTCACCGAGCGCATCGATGAGGAGTTCTTCACCGCCGCCGGCCCCAATCTGAAGGTGGTGGCCAATGTGGCCGTCGGCTTTGACAATATCGACCTGGATGCCGCCGCGCGTCACGGCGTCACGGTCACCAACACTCCCGGTGTGCTCGACGGGGCCACCGCCGACCACACCTTCGCCCTGATCCTGGCTCTCGGCCGGCGCATTGTCGAGGCCGACCGTTTCATCCGCGAGGGCAAGGACTGGGTGTGGGGTCCGCGCATGTTCGTGGGCCTGGACGTCTCGGCAGGTGCCACCCTGGGCATAATCGGCCTGGGCCGCATCGGCCGGGCCGTGGCTCAGCGTGCTCGTGCCTTCGACATGCGGGTGCTCGCAGCCGATACCACTCGTCCGCTGGGGACCGATGTTGACGGTGTAGAAGTCGTCACTCAGCGTGAGCTGCTGGCCGCATCCGACGTGGTCACCCTGCACGTGCCGCTCCTGCCCTCTACCCGTCACCTGATCAACCGTGACACCCTTGCCCTGATGAAACCGGGTGCCTACCTGGTCAACTGTGCTCGCGGCGGCGTTGTTGACGAGCGGGCGCTGATCGAGGCGCTCGATTCCGGACACCTGCGCGGCGCCGCCATCGACACCTTCGAGGGGGAGCCGCGCGTGAACCCGGAGTTGATTGCCCGGGAGCAGGTGGTGCTGACCCCGCACACGGCCAGCGCGGGTGAGGCGACCCGTGATCGCATGTGTCGACTCGCCGTCGACAACGTCATTGCTGTGCTGGCCGGGCGCGAGCCGCTGACCCCCGTCACGACCGGGTGA